From Streptomyces sp. NBC_00370, a single genomic window includes:
- the purU gene encoding formyltetrahydrofolate deformylase — protein sequence MSSVPQPPAVAGPAPAPSEQSEQYVLTLSCPDRQGIVHAVSSYLFMTGCNIEDSQQFGDHDTGLFFMRVHFSAGTPVTVEKLRASFAAVGDSFRMEWAIHRAEERMRVVLMVSKFGHCLNDLLFRASIGALPVEIAAVVSNHTDFAELAASYNIPFRHIPVTKDSKALAEAELLQLVRDEGVELVVLARYMQVISDDLCKQLSGRLINIHHSFLPSFKGAKPYHQAHARGVKVIGATAHYVTAELDEGPIIEQEVERVGHQVTPEQLVAIGRDVECQALARAVKWHAEHRILLNGHRTVVFT from the coding sequence ATGAGCTCCGTCCCGCAGCCACCGGCCGTCGCCGGGCCGGCACCTGCCCCGTCCGAGCAGTCCGAGCAGTACGTGCTGACGCTGTCGTGCCCCGACCGGCAGGGCATCGTGCACGCCGTGTCGAGCTATCTCTTCATGACCGGCTGCAACATCGAGGACAGCCAACAGTTCGGCGACCACGACACGGGGCTGTTCTTCATGCGGGTGCACTTCTCCGCGGGGACGCCGGTCACCGTGGAGAAACTGCGCGCCAGCTTCGCCGCCGTGGGCGACTCGTTCCGGATGGAGTGGGCGATCCACCGCGCCGAGGAGCGGATGCGGGTCGTGCTGATGGTGTCCAAGTTCGGCCACTGCCTGAACGACCTGCTGTTCCGGGCGAGCATCGGCGCCCTGCCGGTGGAGATCGCCGCCGTCGTGTCCAACCACACCGACTTCGCCGAACTCGCCGCGTCCTACAACATCCCGTTCCGGCACATTCCGGTCACCAAGGACAGCAAGGCGCTCGCCGAGGCCGAGCTGCTCCAGCTGGTCAGGGACGAGGGCGTGGAACTCGTCGTGCTCGCCCGCTACATGCAGGTGATCTCGGACGACCTGTGCAAGCAGCTGTCCGGCCGGCTCATCAACATCCACCACTCCTTCCTGCCGAGCTTCAAGGGCGCGAAGCCCTACCACCAGGCGCACGCGCGCGGGGTGAAGGTCATCGGCGCGACGGCGCACTATGTGACGGCGGAGCTGGACGAGGGCCCGATCATCGAGCAGGAGGTCGAGCGCGTCGGCCACCAGGTCACCCCTGAGCAGCTGGTGGCGATCGGCCGTGACGTCGAATGCCAGGCGCTGGCCCGCGCCGTCAAGTGGCACGCGGAGCACCGCATTCTGCTCAACGGGCACCGGACGGTCGTCTTCACCTGA
- a CDS encoding SCO4402 family protein codes for MVGMPPTDMPWWRWRSNVRSALHMLSDPAFHQDYWLAGREGYGDVTDAVYRLVEDTWLDNWSAEKYVGTIFRDSGEAALVDVAVLRVLRIMHQVGADAPVSAYLEHHGWPEAVRAAREAHVRLAANDAEDPDTVPQSLDVLRIMTRTA; via the coding sequence ATGGTCGGCATGCCGCCTACTGACATGCCGTGGTGGCGCTGGCGCAGCAACGTGCGCTCGGCGCTGCACATGCTTTCCGATCCCGCTTTCCATCAGGACTACTGGCTGGCCGGCCGCGAGGGGTACGGCGACGTCACCGACGCCGTGTACCGGCTCGTCGAGGACACCTGGCTGGACAACTGGTCCGCCGAGAAATACGTCGGCACGATATTCCGCGACTCGGGCGAGGCCGCGCTCGTGGACGTGGCCGTGCTGCGGGTGCTGCGCATCATGCACCAGGTCGGGGCCGACGCGCCCGTGTCGGCCTATCTGGAGCATCACGGCTGGCCGGAGGCCGTACGGGCCGCCCGTGAGGCGCACGTACGGCTGGCGGCGAACGACGCCGAGGACCCGGACACGGTGCCCCAGTCGCTCGACGTGCTGCGGATCATGACGCGTACGGCCTGA
- a CDS encoding GlxA family transcriptional regulator: protein MPNQPVHRIAVLVLDGVIPFELGIPQRIFNRAKDPAGEPLYEVVTCSVRAPGPVRTDADFTINVENGPEVLATADTVIIPASYESDPAHTEGRLSDELAAAFGHIRPGTRMVSICTGSFYLAAAGLLDGRPATTHWSSAAHFQRLYPLVKVDADVLFIDDGDVLTSAGVAAGIDLCLHIVRRDFGTGVANDVARRTVVPPYREGGQAQYIERPVPEPQLATTTAARAWALARLHEPIQLRDMAEQESMSVRTFTRRFREEAGVSPGQWLTQQRVERARHLLESTDLSVDQVARDAGFGTAQSMRQHVQSALGVPPTVYRRTFRAESVDSWRAVPHRRPPSGGGPLTPDVPS, encoded by the coding sequence ATGCCGAACCAGCCCGTGCACCGGATCGCCGTCCTCGTGCTCGACGGGGTCATCCCCTTCGAACTCGGCATCCCCCAGCGGATCTTCAACCGCGCCAAGGATCCGGCGGGCGAGCCGCTGTACGAGGTCGTGACCTGCTCCGTACGCGCGCCGGGTCCGGTCCGTACGGACGCCGACTTCACCATCAACGTCGAGAACGGCCCCGAGGTGCTGGCCACGGCGGACACCGTGATCATCCCGGCCTCCTACGAGTCCGACCCGGCCCATACCGAGGGCCGCCTCAGCGACGAACTCGCCGCCGCCTTCGGCCACATCCGGCCCGGCACCCGCATGGTGTCGATCTGCACGGGCAGCTTCTACCTGGCCGCCGCAGGGCTGCTGGACGGCCGGCCCGCCACCACCCACTGGTCGTCCGCAGCCCACTTCCAGCGGCTGTATCCGCTGGTGAAGGTCGACGCCGACGTGCTGTTCATCGACGACGGTGACGTACTGACCTCGGCCGGGGTGGCGGCCGGCATCGACCTCTGTCTGCACATCGTGCGGCGCGACTTCGGCACGGGCGTCGCCAACGACGTCGCGCGGCGCACCGTCGTACCGCCCTACCGCGAGGGCGGCCAGGCGCAGTACATCGAACGCCCGGTGCCCGAGCCGCAGCTGGCGACGACCACGGCGGCGCGCGCCTGGGCGCTGGCCCGGCTGCACGAGCCGATCCAGCTGCGCGACATGGCCGAGCAGGAGTCCATGTCGGTACGGACCTTCACGCGGCGCTTCCGCGAGGAGGCCGGCGTCAGCCCCGGCCAGTGGCTGACGCAGCAGCGGGTCGAACGGGCCAGGCATCTCCTGGAGTCGACCGACCTGTCGGTCGACCAGGTCGCCAGGGACGCGGGGTTCGGTACGGCGCAGTCGATGCGCCAGCACGTCCAGTCGGCGCTCGGCGTGCCGCCGACCGTCTACCGGCGCACCTTCAGGGCGGAGTCCGTCGACAGCTGGCGCGCCGTGCCGCACCGCCGCCCCCCGTCCGGAGGCGGCCCGCTCACGCCAGACGTGCCGTCGTGA
- a CDS encoding transcriptional regulator, with protein MAARPLVARQPNERLQALIQEAGCSNAGLARRVNLVGTERGLDLRYDKTSVARWLRGQQPRGRAPGIIAEALGRKLARTVTIDEIGMANGKNLASGIGLQFAPTVIGAIEQVSELWRSDVGRRDFLSGSAVASSALVEPSRDWLITGADAAVARTTGARVGDSDVEAVRAMTAALTDLDHRFGSGHVRPVVVHYLNSVVSGLLAGSYREAVGRRLFGAVARLTELAGYMAIDTGQPGLAQRYYIQALRLAQASGDRGYGGYVLAASMSHLAAQLGNPREIAQLARAAQEGARGQVPPRAQAMFYAAEARGHALLGDDRTCQAVAGRALTALEHAGDGENEVSGDDPDWITHFDRAYLADELAHCYRDLGRPEAAARHAGEALEGHPESRARRRAIGLVLLATAQVQAREVEEACQTGTRAVELLGTLRSSRGAEYLDDLQQRLEPYGNEPAVREFGARLEIQAA; from the coding sequence ATGGCAGCCAGACCTCTCGTAGCGCGCCAGCCGAACGAGCGGCTCCAGGCGCTCATCCAGGAGGCCGGGTGCTCCAACGCCGGGCTGGCCCGGCGGGTCAACCTGGTCGGGACCGAGCGCGGTCTCGACCTGCGCTACGACAAGACGTCGGTGGCGCGCTGGCTGCGCGGGCAGCAGCCGCGCGGGCGCGCGCCGGGCATCATCGCCGAGGCGCTGGGCCGCAAGCTGGCCCGTACGGTCACGATCGACGAGATCGGCATGGCCAACGGCAAGAACCTCGCCTCGGGCATCGGCCTGCAGTTCGCGCCGACGGTCATCGGCGCGATCGAGCAGGTCAGCGAGTTGTGGCGGAGCGACGTCGGCAGACGCGACTTCCTGTCGGGCTCGGCCGTCGCCTCGTCCGCGCTCGTCGAGCCCAGCAGGGACTGGCTGATCACCGGCGCTGACGCGGCGGTGGCGCGTACCACCGGCGCGCGGGTGGGCGATTCGGACGTCGAGGCGGTACGGGCCATGACGGCGGCCCTCACCGACCTGGACCACCGCTTCGGCAGCGGCCATGTGCGCCCGGTCGTCGTGCACTACCTGAACAGCGTCGTCTCGGGCCTGCTGGCCGGGTCGTACCGCGAGGCGGTCGGCCGCCGGCTCTTCGGCGCGGTCGCCCGACTCACCGAACTCGCCGGGTACATGGCGATCGACACCGGCCAGCCGGGGCTGGCGCAGCGCTACTACATCCAGGCGCTGCGGCTGGCGCAGGCGTCGGGGGACCGCGGCTACGGCGGGTACGTACTGGCCGCGTCCATGAGCCATCTCGCCGCGCAGCTCGGCAACCCCCGGGAGATCGCGCAGCTCGCGCGGGCGGCGCAGGAGGGGGCGCGCGGCCAGGTGCCGCCGCGCGCGCAGGCCATGTTCTACGCGGCGGAGGCGCGCGGCCACGCCCTGCTGGGCGACGACCGCACCTGCCAGGCGGTCGCCGGGCGGGCGCTGACGGCGCTGGAGCATGCCGGCGACGGGGAGAACGAGGTCTCGGGCGACGACCCGGACTGGATCACCCACTTCGACCGGGCCTATCTCGCCGACGAGTTGGCGCACTGCTACCGGGACCTGGGCCGTCCCGAGGCGGCGGCCCGGCATGCGGGCGAGGCGCTGGAGGGGCACCCGGAGAGCCGCGCGCGGCGCCGGGCGATCGGGCTGGTCCTGCTGGCCACGGCCCAGGTGCAGGCGCGCGAGGTGGAGGAGGCGTGCCAGACCGGCACCCGCGCGGTGGAACTGCTGGGCACGCTGCGCTCCAGCAGGGGCGCCGAGTATCTGGACGATCTCCAGCAGCGTCTTGAGCCGTACGGGAACGAGCCCGCGGTGCGGGAGTTCGGCGCGCGGCTGGAGATCCAGGCGGCGTGA
- a CDS encoding EF-hand domain-containing protein, whose protein sequence is MDSAEYEGKITSRFAAFDQDHSGYIDREDFSAAAAALLAEFGTTARSDKGQALYSGAEAFWQGMAGIADVDGDQRVTRLEFVTGAVKRLRDSPQRFAEIARPFLSAAVAIAEESDGGVALESLGRALRVLGVDPDLAAQVGPRLDTDGDGKVSEDEILAAFAEYYVTPEP, encoded by the coding sequence ATGGACAGCGCAGAATACGAAGGCAAGATCACTTCCCGTTTCGCCGCCTTCGACCAGGACCACAGCGGCTACATCGATCGTGAGGACTTCAGCGCGGCGGCGGCGGCTCTGCTCGCCGAGTTCGGCACGACAGCCCGCTCCGACAAGGGCCAGGCGCTCTACAGCGGTGCCGAGGCGTTCTGGCAGGGCATGGCCGGGATCGCCGATGTGGACGGTGACCAGCGGGTCACGCGGCTGGAGTTCGTCACAGGCGCTGTGAAGCGGCTGCGGGACAGCCCCCAGCGGTTCGCCGAGATCGCCCGGCCGTTCCTCAGCGCGGCGGTCGCCATCGCGGAGGAGAGCGACGGCGGGGTGGCGCTCGAATCGCTGGGCCGTGCGCTGCGCGTCCTGGGCGTCGACCCCGACCTGGCGGCCCAGGTGGGCCCCCGGCTCGACACCGACGGCGACGGGAAGGTCAGCGAGGACGAGATCCTCGCCGCGTTCGCCGAGTACTACGTCACGCCGGAGCCGTAA
- a CDS encoding zf-HC2 domain-containing protein — protein sequence MTGPLDGDGASGSGGSGFPRIPGPRPAADNLDPLPDETPPPLPTAAPAGTEAREDVPHEEVPHAVLMSLLGAWALSACSADETTLVEDHLTECAACADEALRLRDAVELLRTDRSLDLDPRLRSRVLASCLSRRPARIPVPDWAAPYDAETARLDALLRDIGESEWHTAVRLRWFEHDKPVSRNTTVAGVIGHLFTVDGLVAAALGLDDPLTDPEGAEPEEHGAGRPAGLRTPPVAPTERTERFWRAGTRQPAVGSTHERWREQSHSLVRTVSFAGRGAAELSVSYGDFALPLRDALLERAFECWVHGADIAEAVAYPYDPPSAAHLHGMVDLAARLLPATLAARRRGGLAAPARHLVAAGAEGRSLHLEVEGAGGGDWYIPLDSPGAIGSPDRAVAQVALDGIEFCQLVAGHVAPEEAAAGQDGDREAIRDVLFAAAAMSRL from the coding sequence GTGACGGGACCCTTGGACGGCGACGGAGCGAGCGGCAGCGGCGGGTCCGGGTTTCCCCGGATACCCGGGCCGCGCCCGGCTGCGGACAACCTGGACCCGCTCCCGGACGAGACCCCGCCGCCCCTGCCGACCGCCGCACCGGCCGGGACCGAGGCGCGGGAAGACGTCCCGCACGAAGAGGTGCCGCACGCCGTGCTCATGTCGCTCCTCGGGGCCTGGGCCCTCTCCGCCTGTTCCGCCGACGAGACCACCCTCGTCGAGGACCACCTCACCGAATGCGCTGCCTGCGCCGATGAGGCGCTGCGGCTGCGTGACGCCGTCGAACTGCTCAGGACCGACCGCAGCCTGGACCTCGACCCCCGGCTGCGCTCCCGGGTGCTGGCGAGCTGCCTCAGCCGCAGGCCCGCCCGGATACCGGTGCCCGACTGGGCCGCTCCCTACGACGCCGAGACCGCCCGGCTCGACGCGCTGCTGCGTGACATCGGCGAGTCCGAGTGGCACACGGCCGTGCGGCTCAGGTGGTTCGAGCACGACAAGCCCGTGTCCCGGAACACCACGGTCGCCGGGGTCATCGGCCATCTCTTCACCGTGGACGGTCTGGTGGCCGCCGCGCTCGGCCTGGACGACCCGCTGACGGACCCTGAAGGCGCCGAGCCCGAGGAACACGGGGCAGGCCGTCCCGCAGGGCTCAGGACGCCGCCCGTGGCGCCCACCGAGCGCACGGAGCGGTTCTGGCGGGCCGGTACGCGGCAGCCGGCCGTCGGCAGCACCCATGAGCGCTGGCGTGAGCAGAGTCACAGTCTCGTCCGTACGGTGTCGTTCGCCGGCCGGGGCGCGGCCGAGCTGTCCGTGTCGTACGGGGACTTCGCGCTGCCGCTGCGTGACGCGCTGCTGGAGCGCGCCTTCGAGTGCTGGGTGCACGGCGCCGACATCGCGGAGGCGGTGGCGTACCCGTACGACCCGCCGAGCGCGGCCCATCTGCACGGCATGGTCGACCTGGCGGCCCGGCTGCTGCCCGCCACGCTGGCGGCGCGGCGCCGCGGCGGGCTCGCGGCGCCCGCCCGGCATCTGGTCGCGGCGGGGGCCGAGGGGCGGTCGCTGCATCTGGAGGTCGAGGGGGCGGGCGGCGGTGACTGGTACATCCCGCTGGACTCGCCGGGCGCGATCGGCTCCCCCGACCGCGCGGTGGCCCAGGTCGCGCTGGACGGCATCGAGTTCTGCCAGCTGGTGGCGGGGCATGTCGCGCCGGAGGAAGCGGCGGCGGGCCAGGACGGCGACCGCGAGGCGATCAGGGACGTCCTGTTCGCCGCGGCGGCGATGAGCCGGCTCTGA
- a CDS encoding ABC transporter substrate-binding protein, whose product MTGRRRPTLPHPFRTTKIRALCAALAGVPLLAGCGTLPGTSDNSRQPVTVMTWAPVGTNATNQPGMPAMAKAFARWVNNAGGVDGHQLRIVTCNERNTASGAAACAREAVDKDVAAVVGSYSQFGQQFLAPLEGASIPYLGGYGLTDEEFSSFVSYPVNGGQATLLAGNGRQLSAGCEKTALVRPDTIAGLDLPSLLDAGLAQGRRPATFDIRAPEDATDYTKQAEKARDDAEDGGCVTTQLGDRTETFFDSYRRLPYDGRDIKLSSVIGSVDQPLVDSTGGKKGPLEGALVTGWYPESSSAAWGPMRDVIDKEAFGDNSIDPDSTGVQTTWIAYTALKKVIESIDDDTVTARKIMNALSRGVTVDTGGLTPPLRWRYEDMLGAPGFPRIVNSDVTFQVVRQGRLVAQRKGFVDVGKILAGTDVSS is encoded by the coding sequence ATGACTGGTCGGCGACGCCCCACCTTGCCTCACCCCTTCCGTACCACCAAGATCCGCGCCCTGTGCGCGGCGCTGGCCGGTGTCCCGCTCCTCGCCGGATGCGGCACGCTCCCCGGCACCTCGGACAACTCCCGGCAGCCCGTCACCGTCATGACCTGGGCGCCGGTGGGTACGAACGCGACGAACCAGCCGGGCATGCCGGCGATGGCGAAGGCGTTCGCCCGCTGGGTCAACAACGCGGGCGGTGTCGACGGCCATCAGCTGCGCATCGTGACGTGCAACGAACGCAACACCGCCTCGGGTGCCGCCGCCTGCGCGCGGGAGGCCGTGGACAAGGACGTGGCGGCGGTCGTCGGTTCGTACAGCCAGTTCGGCCAGCAGTTCCTGGCGCCGCTGGAGGGCGCCTCCATCCCGTACCTGGGCGGTTACGGCCTCACCGACGAGGAGTTCAGCAGCTTCGTCTCGTACCCGGTCAACGGCGGCCAGGCGACGCTCCTCGCGGGCAACGGCAGGCAGCTGTCGGCCGGCTGCGAGAAGACGGCGCTGGTACGGCCCGACACCATCGCGGGGCTCGACCTGCCGAGCCTCCTCGACGCGGGCCTGGCCCAGGGCCGCCGGCCCGCGACCTTCGACATCCGGGCCCCCGAGGACGCGACCGACTACACCAAGCAGGCCGAGAAGGCCCGGGACGACGCCGAGGACGGCGGCTGTGTCACGACGCAGCTCGGCGACCGTACGGAGACGTTCTTCGACTCCTACCGGCGGCTCCCCTACGACGGCAGGGACATCAAGCTGTCGTCGGTGATCGGCTCGGTCGACCAGCCGCTCGTCGACAGCACCGGCGGCAAGAAGGGCCCGCTGGAAGGCGCGCTGGTCACCGGCTGGTACCCGGAGTCGAGTTCCGCCGCGTGGGGGCCGATGCGGGACGTGATCGACAAGGAAGCGTTCGGGGACAACTCGATCGACCCGGACAGCACCGGGGTGCAGACGACCTGGATCGCGTACACGGCGCTCAAGAAGGTCATCGAGTCGATCGACGACGACACCGTCACGGCGCGGAAGATCATGAACGCGCTGAGCCGCGGTGTGACGGTCGACACGGGCGGCCTCACCCCGCCGCTGCGCTGGCGGTACGAGGACATGCTCGGCGCCCCCGGCTTCCCCAGGATCGTCAACAGTGACGTGACGTTCCAGGTGGTGCGCCAGGGGCGGCTGGTGGCTCAGCGGAAGGGCTTCGTGGACGTCGGCAAGATCCTCGCCGGCACCGACGTCAGCTCCTGA
- a CDS encoding bifunctional DNA primase/polymerase, producing MLFVEETIGLTDAAQIPKQRGDLLLDSAVRYAEERHWDVCPGTWLEPVEGAERCSCGASDCVAPGAHATGPDWATQATGSAVAARELWSQQPLASILLPTGRTFDALDVPESAGFLALARMERMDLTLGPVTRTPDRRMLFFVLPGAAPKVDDLVRKLGWAPASIDLVGRGEGHYVAAPPTRIGGAAVQWARRPTQANRWLPDADELISPLTYACGQEAAAERSRRA from the coding sequence GTGCTGTTCGTGGAAGAGACCATCGGACTCACGGACGCCGCCCAGATCCCGAAGCAGCGGGGCGACCTGCTGCTCGACAGTGCGGTGAGGTACGCGGAAGAGCGGCATTGGGACGTGTGCCCCGGCACCTGGCTCGAACCGGTGGAGGGCGCGGAGCGGTGCTCCTGCGGCGCGAGTGACTGCGTGGCGCCGGGGGCGCACGCCACGGGTCCCGACTGGGCGACGCAGGCGACGGGCAGCGCCGTCGCCGCCCGCGAACTCTGGTCCCAGCAGCCCCTGGCCTCGATCCTGTTGCCGACGGGCCGCACCTTCGACGCCCTGGACGTACCGGAGTCGGCCGGCTTCCTCGCGCTCGCCCGGATGGAGCGGATGGACCTCACACTCGGACCCGTGACCCGCACCCCGGACCGCCGGATGCTGTTCTTCGTCCTCCCTGGCGCCGCCCCCAAGGTCGACGACCTGGTGCGGAAGCTGGGCTGGGCGCCTGCCTCGATCGACCTGGTCGGCCGCGGCGAGGGGCATTACGTGGCCGCCCCGCCGACCCGGATCGGCGGCGCCGCCGTGCAGTGGGCCCGCCGCCCCACCCAGGCGAACCGCTGGCTGCCGGATGCCGACGAGCTGATCAGCCCCCTGACGTACGCGTGCGGCCAGGAGGCCGCGGCGGAACGGTCGCGACGCGCGTGA
- a CDS encoding sigma-70 family RNA polymerase sigma factor produces the protein MAKDTPPRWDRRMQQRLARGEAAALGELYDRFASLVHSQAQRVLDDDAAADAVTREVFGYVWENPDGYDPKQGSMKSWVAKVTHRQAVLRLRQTETAAYEAGGGDARDVDPAQAAELEQKVRRASAAARADFIVTSMPAPLRAALDLAYHQRRSCRETAEDLGVTEEETRRRLRLGLQLLSTAANTPPDGRAL, from the coding sequence ATGGCGAAGGACACACCACCCCGCTGGGACCGCAGGATGCAACAGCGGCTCGCGCGGGGTGAGGCGGCCGCGCTCGGAGAGCTGTACGACCGCTTCGCGTCCCTGGTCCACAGCCAGGCCCAGCGCGTGCTCGACGACGACGCGGCGGCCGACGCCGTCACCCGCGAGGTCTTCGGCTACGTCTGGGAGAACCCCGACGGGTACGACCCGAAGCAGGGCTCCATGAAGTCGTGGGTGGCGAAAGTCACACACCGGCAGGCGGTCCTGCGGCTGCGTCAGACGGAGACCGCCGCGTACGAGGCGGGCGGCGGCGACGCCCGGGACGTCGATCCGGCGCAGGCGGCCGAGCTGGAGCAGAAGGTGCGCAGGGCGTCGGCCGCCGCACGCGCCGACTTCATCGTCACGTCCATGCCCGCGCCGCTGCGGGCCGCACTCGACCTGGCGTACCACCAGCGCAGGAGCTGCCGTGAGACGGCGGAAGACCTCGGCGTGACGGAAGAGGAGACCCGCCGCAGGCTGCGGCTGGGTCTGCAGCTGCTGTCGACGGCCGCCAACACCCCGCCGGACGGACGTGCGCTGTGA
- a CDS encoding MFS transporter: MTAVAEADTGLWNRNFRYFFVARTVSRFGDGMVPVALAAGLLDTGHGASAVSFALGAWMACFAGFVLVGGVLADRFTPRRMMVLADAVRLVCAVALAALFAGGAPSLPLVYALSALGGLGAAVFQPGVASMLPLMAPDVQRGNAVLRVAESLTTMAGPAVAGALAGFAGPGAIFGVDAGTFAVSGLCLFLIRMPTAVVRTGESMLAELIGGWREFAARPWLWGVIAVWSVYGITVLGPLTPLEAVVVTERHSSAMFGLMMTVNGAGSVAGGLVAIRLRPRRPLFAGTFALFGVIGNVLVLAYDVPVPLLAAGFFVGGVSLAFWLVMWSTTVQTQIPNEALNRLHAYDVAGSLIMLAVGRALAGPVAEAVGVRRVLVAGALINVGVCGVLFAVRAIRGLNRTA, from the coding sequence CTGACGGCGGTGGCGGAGGCGGACACCGGCCTCTGGAACAGGAACTTCCGGTACTTCTTCGTCGCCCGCACGGTCTCCCGCTTCGGCGACGGCATGGTGCCCGTCGCGCTGGCCGCCGGGCTCCTCGACACCGGGCACGGTGCTTCGGCGGTCAGCTTCGCACTCGGCGCGTGGATGGCGTGTTTCGCCGGATTCGTCCTGGTCGGCGGGGTGTTGGCCGACCGGTTCACGCCGCGCAGGATGATGGTCCTGGCCGACGCCGTACGGCTGGTCTGCGCGGTCGCGCTGGCGGCGCTGTTCGCCGGCGGCGCGCCGTCGCTCCCGCTCGTCTACGCGCTCAGCGCGCTGGGCGGGCTCGGCGCCGCCGTCTTCCAGCCGGGCGTGGCCAGCATGCTGCCGCTGATGGCGCCGGACGTGCAGCGCGGCAACGCGGTGCTGCGGGTGGCCGAGTCGCTGACGACGATGGCGGGCCCCGCCGTCGCGGGCGCGCTGGCCGGATTCGCCGGGCCCGGCGCGATCTTCGGGGTCGACGCGGGCACGTTCGCGGTCAGCGGGCTCTGTCTGTTCCTGATCCGGATGCCCACGGCTGTGGTGCGCACCGGCGAGTCGATGCTCGCGGAACTGATCGGCGGCTGGCGGGAGTTCGCGGCGCGGCCGTGGCTGTGGGGGGTCATCGCCGTCTGGTCGGTGTACGGCATCACCGTGCTCGGCCCGCTCACCCCGCTGGAGGCGGTCGTCGTCACCGAGCGGCACAGCTCGGCGATGTTCGGGCTGATGATGACGGTCAACGGCGCGGGCAGCGTGGCCGGCGGGCTGGTGGCGATACGACTGCGCCCGCGCAGGCCGCTGTTCGCCGGGACGTTCGCGCTGTTCGGCGTCATCGGGAACGTGCTGGTGCTGGCGTACGACGTACCGGTGCCGCTGCTGGCCGCAGGATTCTTCGTGGGCGGGGTGTCGCTGGCGTTCTGGCTGGTGATGTGGTCGACCACGGTCCAGACCCAGATACCCAACGAGGCGCTCAACCGGCTGCACGCCTACGACGTGGCGGGCTCGCTGATCATGCTCGCCGTCGGCCGGGCGCTGGCGGGTCCTGTCGCCGAAGCGGTCGGGGTGCGGCGGGTGCTGGTGGCGGGGGCGCTGATCAATGTGGGGGTGTGCGGGGTGCTGTTCGCGGTACGGGCGATCCGCGGCCTGAACCGGACGGCATGA
- a CDS encoding ATP-binding protein: MQVLQVQLEVGPDPAEVGRARRWARSRLVGSGIEDDEPVAETLILLISELVTNAVVHTGCPAVLRMLFGLGAADAGTVRVEVADLSSCPPTPRHAEGEDTNGRGLELVDGLADRWGWQPEGGGKQIWCEVDRVSGCTAAAGEGATAAAPAPVVATAAAVACDCEPSRPVTTARLA; encoded by the coding sequence GTGCAGGTGCTTCAGGTTCAGTTGGAGGTCGGGCCCGACCCGGCGGAAGTGGGACGAGCCCGCAGGTGGGCCCGGTCGAGGCTCGTCGGCTCCGGGATAGAGGATGACGAGCCGGTCGCCGAGACGCTGATCCTGCTCATCTCGGAGCTGGTGACCAACGCGGTGGTGCACACGGGCTGCCCGGCCGTGCTGCGGATGCTGTTCGGGCTGGGGGCCGCCGACGCCGGGACCGTACGGGTCGAGGTCGCCGACCTCAGCTCCTGTCCGCCGACCCCACGGCACGCGGAGGGCGAGGACACCAACGGCCGCGGGCTCGAACTGGTCGACGGGCTCGCCGACCGCTGGGGCTGGCAGCCGGAGGGCGGCGGCAAGCAGATCTGGTGCGAGGTGGACCGGGTGAGCGGCTGTACGGCGGCGGCGGGCGAAGGGGCCACGGCTGCGGCTCCGGCTCCGGTGGTCGCGACGGCCGCCGCGGTGGCGTGCGACTGCGAGCCGTCCCGGCCGGTCACGACGGCACGTCTGGCGTGA
- a CDS encoding STAS domain-containing protein, producing MTLKVDETAFGPWTVLHIIGELDLITSPEVRQHVHEAVAAGQRDLVLDLSEVFFCDSSGVGVLIASRRLMRSCHGRFHLILPDQGAAEGSHVNRVLAALGVRRLFDIYPDVPSAVDDRAQPLSA from the coding sequence GTGACGCTCAAGGTGGACGAGACGGCATTCGGTCCGTGGACCGTGCTGCACATCATCGGCGAGCTGGATCTGATCACGTCACCCGAAGTGCGCCAGCACGTCCACGAAGCGGTCGCCGCCGGGCAGCGGGATCTGGTGCTGGACCTGTCCGAGGTGTTCTTCTGCGACTCCAGCGGGGTCGGCGTCCTGATCGCCTCACGCCGGCTGATGCGCTCCTGCCACGGCCGGTTCCACCTGATCCTGCCCGACCAGGGCGCCGCCGAAGGCTCCCATGTCAACCGGGTGCTGGCGGCGCTGGGAGTGCGCCGTCTGTTCGATATCTATCCGGATGTGCCGTCGGCCGTCGACGACCGGGCTCAGCCGCTGTCCGCGTAA